One genomic segment of Planctomycetia bacterium includes these proteins:
- a CDS encoding DUF1501 domain-containing protein, whose translation MGGGFASLALVDLLGRDGFFSPPVRAGETDLRTSPQPHFTTKAKHCVFLFMNGAPSQVDTFDPKPALDKHHGKPYHGKVKVGSNSRPVGYLMRSPFRFRPHGASGLEISELFPHTARHADELCVLRAMHTDTAAHSSGCLQLNTGSPLTGRPSLGSWLNYGLGSLNDNLPSYVVMTDPRGGPIGGAPNWGAGYMPARHQGTLFRSGKSPLLDLDNPAGVSPRMQRGTLDLIQSLNERHAAARSEENELAARIGAYELAYRMQTTAAEVVDVEKEDAATRAMYGLDDPITADFGRKCLITRRLIEKGVRFVQLYSGGGHIESTWDGHSDCITNHKTHAAETDRPIAAMITDLKRTGLWDETLLVWGGEFGRTPTSEGIDKPGRDHNWLGFSMWLAGAGVKGGQAVGATDELGFEGVEDRCHVSDLHATILHLMGFDHHRLTYFNNGLDQRLTGVQEHRIMKQVCR comes from the coding sequence ATGGGAGGCGGCTTTGCATCGCTCGCGCTGGTCGACCTCTTAGGGCGCGATGGCTTTTTCTCGCCGCCGGTTCGCGCCGGCGAGACCGATCTTCGCACGTCGCCGCAGCCGCATTTCACGACCAAGGCGAAACACTGCGTTTTCCTGTTCATGAACGGAGCGCCGAGTCAGGTCGATACGTTCGATCCTAAGCCTGCGCTCGATAAGCATCACGGCAAGCCGTACCACGGCAAAGTGAAGGTCGGCTCGAACAGCCGGCCGGTCGGCTACTTGATGCGCAGCCCGTTTCGTTTTCGGCCGCATGGTGCGAGCGGCCTGGAGATCAGCGAATTGTTTCCGCACACCGCGCGACACGCCGACGAGCTCTGCGTGCTCCGAGCGATGCATACCGACACGGCCGCGCACTCCTCCGGTTGCTTGCAGTTGAACACCGGCAGCCCGCTCACCGGCCGGCCGAGCTTGGGCTCGTGGTTGAACTACGGCCTCGGCTCGCTCAACGACAACTTGCCGAGCTACGTCGTCATGACCGATCCGCGCGGCGGCCCGATCGGCGGCGCGCCGAATTGGGGAGCCGGCTACATGCCGGCGCGTCATCAGGGAACGCTGTTTCGCAGCGGAAAGTCGCCCCTGTTGGATCTGGATAATCCGGCAGGCGTTTCGCCGCGCATGCAGCGCGGCACGTTGGACTTGATTCAATCGCTCAACGAGCGGCATGCCGCAGCACGAAGCGAAGAAAACGAACTGGCGGCGCGCATCGGCGCTTACGAGCTCGCCTATCGGATGCAAACTACGGCGGCCGAAGTGGTCGATGTCGAAAAGGAAGATGCCGCGACCCGCGCAATGTACGGCCTCGACGATCCGATCACCGCCGACTTCGGCCGCAAGTGTCTGATCACGCGCCGCCTAATTGAGAAAGGGGTGCGCTTCGTGCAACTCTACTCGGGGGGCGGGCATATCGAATCGACCTGGGACGGCCACAGCGACTGCATCACGAACCACAAGACGCATGCCGCCGAGACCGATCGCCCGATCGCCGCGATGATCACCGATTTGAAACGAACCGGCTTGTGGGACGAAACGCTGCTCGTCTGGGGAGGCGAATTCGGCCGCACGCCGACGAGCGAAGGAATCGACAAGCCCGGCCGCGATCACAACTGGCTCGGGTTCTCGATGTGGCTCGCGGGAGCGGGCGTGAAAGGTGGGCAAGCCGTCGGGGCGACCGATGAACTAGGCTTCGAAGGGGTCGAAGATCGCTGCCACGTGTCCGATCTGCATGCCACGATTTTGCACTTGATGGGCTTCGACCATCACCGGCTCACCTATTTCAACAACGGCTTAGATCAGCGCCTTACCGGCGTTCAAGAACATCGGATCATGAAGCAGGTCTGTCGCTGA